From the genome of Azospirillum fermentarium:
CCGCGGGTGGTCTGGGTGAATTCATCGATGTTGGCCCGCGTGCCGGGGCCGGCGGATTTGGACGAGATCGACGCCACGATCTCGGCATAGGGCACGGCCTTGGACACACGCTTGACGGCGTAGACCATGGGAATGGTCGCCTGCCCGCCGCAGGTGACCATGTTGACGTTGCGCTGGTCGAGGTTGGCGTCGAGATTGACCACCGGCACGGTGTAGGGGCCGATGGCGGCGGGCGTCAGGTCGATCACCTGTTTGCCGGCGGCAATCGCAATCTCGGAATTCCGCTTGTGGGCATAGGCCGAGGTGGCGTCGAACACCACCTTCACATCCTGCCATTCGGGCATGCGGGTCAGGCCGTCGATGCCCTCGTGGGTGGTGGCCACACCCAGGCGGCGGGCACGGGCCAGGCCGTCGGATTCGGGGTCCACCCCCACCATCACCCCCATGCCGAGATGCCTGGCGTTGCGCATCACCTTGATCATCAGATCGGTGCCGATGTTCCCCGACCCGAGGATGGCCACCTTTGCTTTGCTCATGCTCGTCATTCCTTTGAAAAGGCGGCGCGGACCGAGCCGAGGCCCTCCACCCGCGCTTCGAACACGTCGCCGGGCTTCACCGGCACCATCGGCCCCAGCGCCCCCGACAGCACGGTGTCGCCGGCCTTGAGCGGGCGGCCCACGCGGGCCATCACCTTCGCCAGCCACAGCGTCGCGTTGACGGGGTGGCCCAGGCACGCGGCCCCGGCCCCGGTGGACACCGGCTCGCCCCGGCATTCCAGCACCATGCCGCAATCGCGCAGGTTGAGATCCTTCAGCAGCCGCGGCTCGTTGCCCAGCACGTAGAGGCCGCTGGAGGCGTTGTCGGCCACGGTGTCGAGGATGCGGATGTCCCAGCCGGCCACCCGCGAATCCACGATCTCCAGCGCCGGCACGGCGAAGTCGATGGCGCGGATCACGTCGGCGGCGGTGAGCTGTTCGTCATCCAGATCGCGGCCCAGGACGAAGGCGATTTCCGCTTCCGCCTTGGGCTGGATCAGTTTGGTGATGGGGATATCGAGGGCGTCGGGCATCGCCATGTCGGCGAACAGCATGCCGTAATCGGGCTGATCGACGCCCAACTGCTTCTGCACCGCCACGCTGGTCAGGCCGATCTTGCGCCCGACCAGCCGGCCCCCGGCGGCCAGCCGGCGCTCGGTGTTGATGGACTGGGCGGCATAGGCGGCGTCCACCCCGCCCTCGGCCAGCAAATCACGCACGGGGCCGCAGGGTTGCCCGCCGGTGTGGGCGGCCCACAGCGCGTCGGCGGCCTGCTGGATTGCGTTTTGAAGAGACATCGGGCCGTTCCTCACAGCTTGACGCAGACGTTGCGCAGTTCGGTGTAGAATTCCAGGGAATGCACCCCGCCCTCGCGCCCGATGCCCGACTGCTTGGCGCCGCCGAAGGCGGTGCGCAGGTCGCGCAGGAACCAGGAATTGACCCAGGCGATGCCCACGTCGATCTTGCCCGCCACCCGGTGCGCGCGGCTCAGGTTCTGGGTCCACACGGTGGTGGCAAGGCCATAGTCGGTGTCGTTGGCCAGCCGGATCGCCTCCTCCTCGGTATCGAAGGGGCGGATGTGGCAGCAGGGGCCGAAGATCTCTTCGCGCACCACCGCGGCATCGTCGGACAGGCCGGTCCAGATGGTCGGCTGGATCCACGCCCCGCCGGCCAGGGCTTCGGGCATGTCGGGCACGCCGCCGCCGGTCACCACCGTCGCCCCCTCCTCCACCGCCTTGCGGTAGTAGGAGAGCACCTTGTCCCGGTGGGTGTGGCTGATCAGCGGGCCGAGGCCGGTGTCGGGATCGCTCGGGGCACCGATCTTCAGCGCTTCGGCCTTGGCCTTCAGGGCCGCCACGAATTTGTCGAAGATCGGGCGTTCCACATAGACCCGCTCGGTGCCCAGGCACACCTGACCGCAATTGACGAAGGCCGCGCGGGCGATGCCGGCCACCGCCTTGTCGAAATCGGCGTCGGCGAAGACGATGCCGGCGTTCTTGCCGCCCATCTCGAACGACACCGCGCGCACGCCGTCGGCCGCCGCCTTCATGATGGCGGTGCCGGTGGACGTCTCACCCGTAAAGGTGATACCGTCAACGCCCGGATGGCGGGTGAGGAATTCGCCGGCGCTGTCGGGGCCGAAACCGTGGACCACGTTGTAGACGCCGGGCGGCACGCCGCAGGCGTTCATCACCTCGCCCAGCAGGGCGGCGGTGGTCGGGGTTTCCTCCGACGGCTTCACCACCACGGTGTTGCCGCAGGCCAGCGCCGGCCCGACCTTCCACGTCATCAGCAAGAGCGGCAGGTTCCACGGCGACACCACCGCGATCACCCCCTTGGGCACGCGCACGCCGTAGTTCAGCACCCTGCCGCCGTCGCTGGGGTCGGTCATCTCGAACGCCTCGGTGGGGACGTTCTTGATCATGTCGGCGAAGATCTTGAAATTCGCCGCCCCGCGGGGGATGTCGATGTGGCTGGCCAGCGACACGGGCTTGCCGGTGTCGGCGACCTCGGCATCCAGGAAATCGTCGAAGCGCCGGTTGATCTCGTCGGCCACCCGGTGCAGCAGGGCCGCGCGCTCGGGCAGCGGCATCGACCCCCACGGGCCGTCCAGTGCTGCGCGCGCGGCCCGGACCGCCGCGTCCACCTCGGCCTTGCCGGCCTCGTGCACGAGGGAGATCACGTCACCGGTGACCGGCGAGCGGTTGGCGAACGTCTTTCCCGACGTGCCGGACACGTACCGGCCATCGATGAAATTCAGCACGTCCTTCATGGCTGTTCTTCCTTATCCAACCCGAATGTGTCCAGCCCCAGGGCGGCCAGGGCCGCGCGGGCGCAGAGGATGTCCTGTTCTTCGCTGGCCCCCGACACGCCCACGCCGCCCAGCCGCACGCCGTTCTCGCTCACGGGGAAGCCGCCGCCGATCATGGTCAGCCGCGGCACCTGCATCAGCCCCTGGCGCAGCGGCTCGTTGCCCGCCAGCGCCGCCGCCCATTGCCCGGTGGGAAAGCCGAAGCTGGCGGCGGTGTAGGCCTTGTCGGTGGCAATCCCGATGGAATGCAGGAACGCCCCCGGCATCCGCAGGAAGGCCGCGAGGTTGCCGCCCGCGTCCACCACCGCCACGTTGATCCGCACGCCCAGTTCCCGCGCCTTGGCCACCGCCGCGGCGCAGGCGGCGTGGGCGGCCTCGGCACCGATGACGGCGCCCGCTTCCCCCAGCCCGCTCATGCCCCATCCCCTTGATCCAGCAGGAAATCCGTAACCAGACGGTTGAACGCCCCGGTCTTTTCGATCTGCGTCCAGTGGCCGCAGTTGCCGAACACGTGCAGGTCCGACGCCGCCAGCAGGTGGTGCAGACGAACACTCGCCTCCAGCGGGATCACGCGGTCGTCGCGGCCATGGACGATCAGCGCCCGGTGCGGAAGCCGTGCAATCCGCTCCGGCGGGGTCAGCAGCGCGTTCAGGTGCCGCTGGCGCGGGGCCGGGAACATGGCGGCGTAGGATTCGTGGTAGCCGGGGCGGATGCTGGCCTGATAGCGCGAGCGCACGATCTCGGGCGTGATCAGCGTGCGGTCGTGGGCGAACCAGTCCATGATCGCCGCCATGTTCTCCTCCGACGGCTCGTACCCCCACACGGCGTCCAAGCCGGGCGTCATGGGGAAGTCCACCGCCGCCGATCCCATCAGCACCAGCCGGTCCACCCGGTCCGGGTGACGGTCGGCCAGCGCCACCGCCAGCGCACCCCCGAAGGAATTGCCGATCACATGGGTGCGCCCGATGCCGAGCGCGTCGAGAAAACCCGCGATGTGGTCCACCCACAGATCCAGACCATAGGCATCCCCCGGCAGGCGTTGGGTGTAGCCGAAACCGGCGGCGTCGGGCGCAATGGCGCGGAAATGCACGGCCAGCGCCGGCAGCGTCAGCCGCCAGTTGGCGTACGCGGTGACGCCGGGGCCGGACCCGTGCAGCAGCAGGACGGGCGCCCCCGCCCCGGCCTCCAGGTAATTGGTGGCGCGTCCGGCCACAGGGACGGACCGCCCGATTTCGGGATTGGCGGTTTCGCTCATGACGGGTTCCCCGCGCGTTTGAAAAACGGGACCGGGTGCCGCCGCCCTCACCGGACGGCGGCACCGGACCGGCGTCAGAAGGGCATGATGAACTTGACCCACGCCTTGCCGCCCTGGGGGCGGTTTTCGGCGACGAATTCATGCTGGTACTTGGCGATCAGCGACATGCCGTTGAAATCGTACTTCACCGCCGGGCCGGCGGCGAAGGCACGGCCCCGGTTGTCCACCTTCACACCGGCGCGTTCGTCGTCGGTGGTCTGGTTGAACCAATAGCCCGACACGCCCACCGACCAGTCGCCGATGTGCTGGGCCACGGTGTAATCCATGTGGAAGGCCTGGCCCGAGCGGTAGTCGGTGTCGTTGTTCTTGGTGTTGAAGGTATACATCAGCTTGGCCGACACCTCGAACCCGCCGTCGGTGATGTAGGTGCCGGCCACCAGCGGTTCGATGCCCCAGTAATTGGCGCCGATGTTGAGGGGACGGCTCTTGTCGTACTCGCCGGTCGGCAGGATCACGTCGATGCCGGTGGCGATGTGGTGGTTCTTGCCGTGCCACGACAGGATGACGGGGTTGAGGGTGATGTCGCCCAGCCCGAAC
Proteins encoded in this window:
- a CDS encoding acetaldehyde dehydrogenase (acetylating) gives rise to the protein MSKAKVAILGSGNIGTDLMIKVMRNARHLGMGVMVGVDPESDGLARARRLGVATTHEGIDGLTRMPEWQDVKVVFDATSAYAHKRNSEIAIAAGKQVIDLTPAAIGPYTVPVVNLDANLDQRNVNMVTCGGQATIPMVYAVKRVSKAVPYAEIVASISSKSAGPGTRANIDEFTQTTRGAIEQVGGAARGKAIIILNPAEPPLIMRDTVFTLSQGAEPEEIEASVEAMVKEVQSYVPGYRLKQKVQFERIGNNAPLKIPGYGEFTGIKSSIFLEVEGAAHYLPAYSGNLDIMTSAAMATADRWVERTLAA
- a CDS encoding 2-keto-4-pentenoate hydratase, with the translated sequence MSLQNAIQQAADALWAAHTGGQPCGPVRDLLAEGGVDAAYAAQSINTERRLAAGGRLVGRKIGLTSVAVQKQLGVDQPDYGMLFADMAMPDALDIPITKLIQPKAEAEIAFVLGRDLDDEQLTAADVIRAIDFAVPALEIVDSRVAGWDIRILDTVADNASSGLYVLGNEPRLLKDLNLRDCGMVLECRGEPVSTGAGAACLGHPVNATLWLAKVMARVGRPLKAGDTVLSGALGPMVPVKPGDVFEARVEGLGSVRAAFSKE
- a CDS encoding 2-hydroxymuconic semialdehyde dehydrogenase; the encoded protein is MKDVLNFIDGRYVSGTSGKTFANRSPVTGDVISLVHEAGKAEVDAAVRAARAALDGPWGSMPLPERAALLHRVADEINRRFDDFLDAEVADTGKPVSLASHIDIPRGAANFKIFADMIKNVPTEAFEMTDPSDGGRVLNYGVRVPKGVIAVVSPWNLPLLLMTWKVGPALACGNTVVVKPSEETPTTAALLGEVMNACGVPPGVYNVVHGFGPDSAGEFLTRHPGVDGITFTGETSTGTAIMKAAADGVRAVSFEMGGKNAGIVFADADFDKAVAGIARAAFVNCGQVCLGTERVYVERPIFDKFVAALKAKAEALKIGAPSDPDTGLGPLISHTHRDKVLSYYRKAVEEGATVVTGGGVPDMPEALAGGAWIQPTIWTGLSDDAAVVREEIFGPCCHIRPFDTEEEAIRLANDTDYGLATTVWTQNLSRAHRVAGKIDVGIAWVNSWFLRDLRTAFGGAKQSGIGREGGVHSLEFYTELRNVCVKL
- a CDS encoding GlcG/HbpS family heme-binding protein; translation: MSGLGEAGAVIGAEAAHAACAAAVAKARELGVRINVAVVDAGGNLAAFLRMPGAFLHSIGIATDKAYTAASFGFPTGQWAAALAGNEPLRQGLMQVPRLTMIGGGFPVSENGVRLGGVGVSGASEEQDILCARAALAALGLDTFGLDKEEQP
- a CDS encoding alpha/beta fold hydrolase, which codes for MSETANPEIGRSVPVAGRATNYLEAGAGAPVLLLHGSGPGVTAYANWRLTLPALAVHFRAIAPDAAGFGYTQRLPGDAYGLDLWVDHIAGFLDALGIGRTHVIGNSFGGALAVALADRHPDRVDRLVLMGSAAVDFPMTPGLDAVWGYEPSEENMAAIMDWFAHDRTLITPEIVRSRYQASIRPGYHESYAAMFPAPRQRHLNALLTPPERIARLPHRALIVHGRDDRVIPLEASVRLHHLLAASDLHVFGNCGHWTQIEKTGAFNRLVTDFLLDQGDGA
- a CDS encoding SphA family protein; amino-acid sequence: MASTVQSVRGLAAAAAAALLLTLAAPAANATEGASQYPDGAEGFMAGAVPPPGFYFLNYLTHYSADRLNDNSGDKVPVHFRLNATAEVGRLVWTSPYQVLGAYWGMHMLVPLVHLDYEVGNISHRRFGLGDITLNPVILSWHGKNHHIATGIDVILPTGEYDKSRPLNIGANYWGIEPLVAGTYITDGGFEVSAKLMYTFNTKNNDTDYRSGQAFHMDYTVAQHIGDWSVGVSGYWFNQTTDDERAGVKVDNRGRAFAAGPAVKYDFNGMSLIAKYQHEFVAENRPQGGKAWVKFIMPF